The following are encoded together in the Streptomyces tsukubensis genome:
- a CDS encoding discoidin domain-containing protein, translated as MPSRTARTPRTSSRTTTTPRTLAAVAVAAVSAAALVAVPAVADSGGAARPARAAAATAWDTDLAAAAYAADPGSVTASGSENAGSGPGAAFDNNGSTRWSSDFSDNAWLRVDLGSTVRIQRVALDWEAAYGKKYVLEVSENGTDWQPFYTEDAGTGGSVTASTYPQEVTGRYLRLRGVERATAWGYSLFSMKVYGGPVAPASTTRTNLALNHPAYSDLYQHSGNTPAYVTDGGWPTDLKADQSRWASDWNASRWVSVDLGARSTIDTVDLYWEAAYAVDYEVQVSDDNKTWRTVYRPSDSETAARRADVKSPAEAVGRHDNVKLPTPATGRYVRMLGKERRSFFNPAPATAQFGYSLYEMQVWGTGGSAAAAYPALPKSPGGTYRTTFFDDFTGAGLDRSKWRVVRTGTEMNPVNGESQAYVDSPANISTSGGALQLKAKYCKGCTRAGGGTYDFTSGRIDTNTKFDFTYGKVSARMRLPVGDGFWPAFWMLGSNVDDPAVSWPGSGETDIMENIGYGDWTSTALHGPGYSADGNIGARQTYPNGGRADQWHTYAVEWTAEGMKFSVDDVVVQETSRNKLESTRGQWVFDHNQYVILNLALGGAYPAGWNKVTQPYWGLPQSSVDKVAQGGVQAEIDWVRVEQKG; from the coding sequence ATGCCATCCCGCACCGCACGTACTCCACGCACCTCATCTCGTACCACCACCACTCCCCGTACGCTCGCGGCCGTCGCTGTCGCGGCCGTCTCCGCCGCAGCCCTGGTCGCGGTCCCCGCCGTCGCGGACTCCGGCGGCGCCGCGAGACCCGCCCGCGCCGCCGCGGCCACCGCCTGGGACACCGACCTCGCGGCAGCGGCCTACGCGGCCGACCCCGGCTCCGTCACCGCGTCCGGGAGCGAGAACGCCGGGTCGGGGCCAGGAGCCGCCTTCGACAACAACGGCTCCACCCGCTGGTCGAGCGATTTCTCCGACAACGCCTGGCTCCGGGTCGACCTCGGCTCCACCGTCCGCATCCAGCGCGTCGCCCTCGACTGGGAGGCCGCCTACGGCAAGAAATACGTCCTGGAGGTCTCAGAGAACGGCACCGATTGGCAGCCCTTCTACACCGAGGACGCGGGTACCGGCGGCAGCGTCACCGCGAGCACCTACCCACAGGAGGTCACCGGCCGCTACCTCCGGCTGCGCGGTGTCGAGCGCGCCACCGCCTGGGGCTACTCCCTCTTCTCCATGAAGGTCTACGGCGGCCCCGTCGCCCCCGCCTCCACCACCCGCACCAACCTCGCCCTCAACCATCCCGCGTACAGCGACCTCTACCAGCACTCCGGCAACACACCCGCCTACGTCACCGACGGCGGCTGGCCCACCGACCTGAAGGCCGACCAGTCACGTTGGGCGAGCGACTGGAACGCCTCCCGCTGGGTCTCCGTGGACCTCGGCGCACGGTCCACCATCGACACGGTCGATCTCTACTGGGAGGCCGCCTACGCCGTCGACTACGAGGTCCAGGTCTCCGACGACAACAAGACGTGGCGCACGGTCTACCGGCCCTCCGACTCCGAGACAGCCGCGCGCCGCGCCGACGTCAAGTCACCGGCCGAGGCGGTGGGGCGGCACGACAACGTCAAGCTGCCCACCCCCGCCACCGGCCGCTACGTCAGGATGCTCGGCAAGGAGCGCCGCTCCTTCTTCAACCCCGCTCCGGCCACCGCGCAATTCGGCTACTCCCTCTACGAGATGCAGGTGTGGGGGACAGGAGGAAGCGCCGCCGCTGCCTACCCCGCCCTGCCGAAGAGCCCCGGCGGCACCTACCGCACGACGTTCTTCGACGACTTCACCGGCGCGGGCCTCGACCGCTCCAAGTGGCGCGTCGTACGGACCGGCACCGAGATGAACCCGGTCAACGGAGAGTCGCAGGCCTACGTCGACTCGCCCGCCAACATCAGCACCTCGGGAGGCGCGCTCCAGCTCAAGGCCAAGTACTGCAAGGGCTGCACCCGGGCGGGCGGCGGAACGTACGACTTCACCTCGGGGCGCATCGACACCAACACCAAGTTCGACTTCACCTACGGCAAGGTGAGCGCCAGAATGAGGCTTCCGGTCGGGGACGGTTTCTGGCCGGCCTTCTGGATGCTCGGCAGCAACGTGGACGACCCCGCCGTCTCCTGGCCCGGCTCCGGTGAGACCGACATCATGGAGAACATCGGCTACGGGGACTGGACCTCGACCGCCCTGCACGGGCCCGGCTACTCCGCGGACGGCAACATCGGCGCCAGACAGACCTACCCGAACGGCGGCCGGGCCGATCAGTGGCACACCTACGCGGTCGAGTGGACCGCGGAAGGCATGAAGTTCTCCGTCGACGACGTGGTGGTCCAGGAGACCAGCCGCAACAAGCTGGAGTCGACACGCGGACAGTGGGTCTTCGACCACAACCAGTACGTCATCCTCAACCTCGCCCTCGGCGGCGCCTATCCGGCGGGCTGGAACAAGGTGACCCAGCCCTACTGGGGCCTGCCGCAGTCGAGTGTCGACAAGGTCGCGCAGGGCGGGGTCCAGGCGGAGATCGACTGGGTGCGGGTCGAACAGAAGGGGTGA
- a CDS encoding LacI family DNA-binding transcriptional regulator: MRVTIADVARAAAVSKTTVSRVLNAKDEVDVATGARVREVIARLGYVPSSRAVGLARGSSRTIGMLVPTLTWPWIGEVVQGVVDTVEDAGYGILLYTCNRGNESVRHFTSQVSARAFDGILVVEPENTLDTFTALHHRGLPIVLIDDRGHHPEFPSVATTNREGGASAARHLLATGRDRPLVITGPPHFGCVQDRLDGFRSVLPAGLIVKGDFTEECGRRAVEELLATATPFDSVFAHNDLSAAGALRAVRAAGLSVPEDIAVVGFDDIPMALHTEPALTTVRQPMRAMGEAAAGMLLAHLGGTPAPEEPVVLPTELVARGSAP, translated from the coding sequence ATGCGCGTCACCATCGCTGATGTGGCCCGCGCCGCGGCCGTCAGCAAGACGACCGTGTCCCGAGTGCTCAACGCCAAGGACGAGGTCGACGTGGCGACCGGCGCGAGGGTTCGGGAGGTGATCGCACGGCTGGGCTATGTTCCGAGCTCGCGCGCGGTCGGCCTGGCCCGCGGCAGCAGCCGCACCATCGGCATGCTCGTGCCCACCCTCACCTGGCCCTGGATCGGCGAGGTGGTGCAGGGGGTGGTCGACACGGTGGAGGACGCCGGGTACGGCATCCTCCTCTACACCTGCAACCGGGGGAACGAGTCCGTACGGCACTTCACGAGTCAGGTCTCGGCACGGGCCTTCGACGGCATCCTCGTCGTGGAGCCCGAGAACACTCTCGACACCTTCACCGCCCTGCACCACAGGGGCCTGCCGATCGTGCTCATCGACGACCGGGGCCACCACCCCGAATTCCCCTCCGTCGCGACCACCAACCGCGAGGGAGGCGCGTCCGCCGCCCGCCACCTGCTGGCGACGGGGCGCGACAGGCCCCTGGTCATCACCGGTCCACCGCACTTCGGCTGTGTCCAGGACCGGCTCGACGGATTCCGGTCCGTCCTGCCCGCGGGGCTGATCGTCAAGGGCGACTTCACCGAGGAGTGCGGGCGCCGCGCGGTGGAGGAACTGCTTGCCACCGCCACCCCGTTCGACTCGGTCTTCGCCCACAACGACCTCAGCGCGGCGGGCGCGCTGCGCGCGGTGCGAGCGGCCGGCCTCTCGGTGCCCGAGGACATCGCCGTGGTGGGGTTCGACGACATCCCCATGGCGCTCCACACCGAGCCCGCCCTCACCACGGTCCGCCAGCCCATGCGCGCCATGGGCGAGGCGGCGGCCGGCATGCTCCTGGCCCACCTCGGCGGGACACCCGCACCAGAGGAGCCCGTCGTACTGCCCACCGAACTCGTGGCGCGCGGTTCCGCGCCGTAG
- a CDS encoding NADP-dependent oxidoreductase: MKAVRFDRFGGPEVLGIVDLPDPRPGPGQVRIAVRAAGVNPSDWKKRQGLMDEELPQTMGYEAAGVIDQLGQGVTDAAIGDRVFGFSTEGAAQAELAVLSHYAPIPPSLDFPGAAALPAAIETATRALDQLHVGGGGTLLINGASGSVGSAAVQLAVVRGARVIGTAGPANHAYLRSLGAEPVAYGEGLVDRVRALAPDGVDLALDVAGSGVLPDLIGLADGPEHVVTIADFAGAREYGVTFSRGDSGRAVHALAGIGELIETGRFSLPVARTFPLAEVAEAHRAGEGGRVRGKLVLLVD, translated from the coding sequence GTGAAGGCAGTCCGGTTCGATCGGTTCGGCGGCCCCGAGGTCCTGGGGATCGTGGACCTCCCCGATCCGCGTCCTGGCCCCGGCCAGGTCCGGATCGCGGTGCGCGCGGCCGGCGTCAACCCCAGCGACTGGAAGAAGCGCCAGGGCCTGATGGACGAAGAGCTCCCGCAGACCATGGGGTACGAAGCGGCGGGCGTCATCGACCAACTGGGGCAGGGCGTCACCGACGCGGCGATCGGCGATCGGGTGTTCGGCTTCTCCACCGAGGGGGCCGCCCAGGCCGAGCTGGCAGTGCTGTCCCACTACGCGCCGATCCCGCCGTCGCTCGACTTTCCCGGCGCCGCCGCCCTGCCGGCCGCCATCGAGACGGCCACGCGCGCGCTCGACCAACTCCACGTAGGGGGCGGCGGCACGCTCCTCATCAACGGGGCCTCCGGAAGCGTCGGCAGCGCCGCGGTGCAGCTCGCCGTGGTGCGTGGAGCGCGCGTGATCGGAACCGCGGGGCCCGCCAACCACGCGTACCTCCGTTCGCTGGGGGCCGAGCCCGTCGCCTACGGCGAGGGCCTGGTCGATCGGGTGCGCGCGCTCGCGCCCGACGGGGTCGACCTGGCCCTCGACGTCGCGGGAAGCGGTGTCCTGCCCGACCTGATCGGCCTCGCGGACGGCCCGGAGCACGTCGTGACCATCGCCGACTTCGCCGGGGCGCGGGAGTACGGGGTGACGTTCAGCCGAGGGGACAGCGGCCGGGCGGTCCACGCGCTCGCCGGGATCGGCGAACTGATCGAGACCGGACGCTTCTCGCTGCCGGTCGCGCGGACCTTCCCGCTCGCCGAGGTCGCTGAGGCGCACCGGGCCGGCGAGGGCGGTCGCGTACGCGGGAAACTCGTGCTGCTCGTCGACTGA
- a CDS encoding MFS transporter: MDRTPEGARAQQTGSTANTRNTGRRTDHRWWILVVIGIAQLMVVLDATIVNIALPSAQRALGFNDANRQWVVTAYALAFGSLLLLGGRIADIVGRKVVFLAGLAGFAAASAVGGASQSFTMLVVSRAAQGLFGALLAPAALSLLTTTFTDARERAKAFGIYGAIAGAGGAVGLLLGGVLTEYLDWRWCLYVNLIFAVGALLGGAKLLHGGAPKDRPQLDIPGTLLVSAGLFCIVYGFSDAETHSWGSVLTWGFLVVGVVLVALFGWWERRAVHPLLPLRVVLNRNRGASYLAMFISGAGMFGVFLFLTYYLQGILGYSPVKTGLAFLPMVAVMIVVSVVTTNALLPKLGPKPIVPVGMGLAAAGMAWFTALDVTSGYPAHVLPPLLVTGLGLGLVFAPAMNVATSGVEPYDAGVASAMVNTCQQVGGSIGTALLNTLATSAASSYLVGRKPTRRVLAESQMHSYTTAFMWSAAFFALGLVITVFLYRKGVPRGIGEAPAAAGA, from the coding sequence ATGGATCGCACACCCGAAGGCGCGCGGGCCCAGCAGACGGGGTCGACGGCGAACACCCGGAACACGGGCCGGAGGACCGATCACCGTTGGTGGATCCTCGTCGTGATCGGCATCGCGCAGCTCATGGTGGTGCTCGACGCCACCATCGTGAACATCGCCCTGCCCTCCGCACAGCGCGCCCTGGGTTTCAACGACGCGAACAGGCAGTGGGTCGTCACCGCCTACGCGCTGGCCTTCGGCAGCCTGCTTCTCCTCGGCGGCCGCATCGCCGACATCGTCGGCCGCAAGGTGGTCTTCCTCGCGGGTCTCGCCGGGTTCGCCGCGGCCTCCGCGGTGGGCGGCGCCTCGCAGAGCTTCACCATGCTGGTGGTGTCCAGGGCGGCGCAGGGACTCTTCGGCGCCCTCCTCGCGCCCGCGGCGCTCTCGCTGCTGACGACGACGTTCACCGACGCCCGCGAACGGGCGAAGGCCTTCGGTATCTACGGCGCCATCGCGGGGGCGGGCGGCGCGGTCGGGCTGCTGCTCGGCGGGGTACTGACCGAGTACCTGGACTGGCGCTGGTGCCTCTACGTCAACCTGATCTTCGCGGTGGGAGCGCTGCTCGGCGGCGCCAAACTGCTGCACGGTGGCGCGCCGAAGGACCGTCCGCAGCTCGACATCCCCGGCACCCTGCTGGTTTCCGCCGGTCTCTTCTGCATCGTCTACGGCTTCTCAGACGCGGAGACCCACTCCTGGGGCTCGGTCCTCACCTGGGGGTTCCTGGTGGTGGGGGTCGTACTGGTCGCTCTGTTCGGCTGGTGGGAGAGGCGGGCGGTCCATCCGCTGCTGCCGTTGCGGGTCGTCCTCAACCGCAACAGGGGCGCCTCCTACCTCGCCATGTTCATCTCGGGCGCGGGCATGTTCGGCGTCTTCCTCTTTCTCACCTACTACCTCCAGGGAATCCTCGGGTACTCGCCGGTCAAGACTGGGCTCGCCTTCCTGCCCATGGTGGCCGTCATGATCGTGGTCTCCGTGGTCACGACCAACGCGCTGTTGCCGAAACTCGGTCCGAAGCCGATCGTGCCGGTCGGTATGGGGCTGGCGGCGGCGGGCATGGCGTGGTTCACCGCGCTCGACGTCACCAGTGGTTATCCGGCGCACGTACTGCCGCCGCTGCTGGTCACGGGGCTCGGCCTCGGTCTCGTCTTCGCGCCCGCGATGAACGTGGCCACCTCGGGCGTCGAGCCGTACGACGCGGGTGTCGCCTCCGCCATGGTCAACACCTGCCAGCAGGTGGGCGGTTCGATCGGCACGGCCCTGCTCAACACCCTGGCCACCAGTGCCGCGTCCAGCTATCTGGTGGGCAGGAAGCCCACGCGCCGCGTGCTGGCCGAGTCGCAGATGCACAGCTATACGACGGCGTTCATGTGGTCGGCGGCCTTCTTCGCCCTGGGCCTCGTCATCACCGTCTTCCTCTACCGCAAGGGCGTCCCGCGTGGGATCGGTGAGGCACCCGCGGCTGCCGGGGCCTGA
- a CDS encoding PadR family transcriptional regulator, whose protein sequence is MNDRTMQGPTLLILTALADSPRHGYGLIQEIAEISSGRVKMRTGTLYGALDRLLGQGLVEVERDEVTDGRARRVYALTGEGRAALAAESDRLREVVAEADRRLKSFRPRIQGGTA, encoded by the coding sequence ATGAATGATCGCACGATGCAGGGACCCACCCTGCTCATCCTCACCGCGCTCGCGGACTCACCAAGACACGGCTACGGCTTGATCCAGGAGATCGCGGAGATCTCGTCGGGGCGGGTCAAGATGCGCACGGGAACCCTCTACGGGGCGCTCGACCGGCTGCTCGGCCAGGGGCTCGTCGAGGTGGAGCGGGACGAGGTCACCGACGGACGCGCCCGCCGCGTCTACGCGCTGACGGGTGAGGGCCGCGCCGCACTCGCCGCCGAGAGCGACAGGCTCCGTGAGGTGGTCGCCGAGGCCGACCGCCGTCTGAAGTCCTTCCGCCCGCGCATCCAGGGAGGAACGGCATGA
- a CDS encoding YciI family protein, whose translation MAVFAVFYTYTDDSARRDEFRPAHREHLAALAAEGVNLASGPYTDAATPGALLLYRAESAEEALAHTERDPFRVNGLVAEVSVRPWNPVLGTAASAFTA comes from the coding sequence ATGGCTGTCTTCGCAGTCTTCTACACCTACACCGATGACAGCGCGCGGCGCGACGAGTTCCGTCCCGCACACCGCGAGCACCTCGCCGCTCTGGCGGCCGAGGGGGTCAACCTCGCCTCAGGTCCGTACACCGACGCCGCCACCCCCGGCGCGCTGCTGCTCTACCGCGCGGAGAGCGCCGAGGAGGCCCTGGCCCACACGGAACGGGACCCCTTCAGGGTCAACGGACTCGTCGCCGAGGTCAGTGTGCGCCCGTGGAATCCGGTGCTCGGCACGGCGGCGTCGGCCTTCACCGCCTGA
- a CDS encoding substrate-binding domain-containing protein, producing the protein MADAEVWEFTDDRGVRARAARRPERVVAYVRAGAALWELGLRPVAVYGSGHDGDAIDPVKAGELATAAVPYLGAGKTLDEHSLAGARPDLIVDVTYDDRFAYAVDDGVAERLGVPVVALSVGSAVNLSSMLGRFAELATSLGAGPREAAEAELALAEDAVRVAAAVPRAPKVLALSAAGPDQVHLARPEAWPELRHLADLGVQFVSPEPGPGVNWSTTTWEYAAGLGAELVLADSRSNAVPERELAGIDAWRTLTDGTAVEPWNPELPPGARASAAFHRAVAHALTEHGGH; encoded by the coding sequence GTGGCGGACGCCGAAGTGTGGGAGTTCACCGACGACAGGGGCGTGCGCGCGCGTGCGGCCCGTCGACCGGAGCGGGTCGTCGCCTACGTACGGGCAGGCGCCGCCCTGTGGGAACTCGGCCTACGGCCGGTCGCGGTCTACGGGTCGGGGCACGACGGCGATGCCATCGACCCGGTCAAAGCGGGCGAACTCGCCACGGCTGCGGTGCCCTACCTCGGCGCGGGGAAAACACTCGACGAGCACTCCCTCGCCGGGGCCCGCCCCGACCTGATCGTCGACGTCACCTACGACGACCGCTTCGCCTACGCGGTGGACGACGGCGTCGCCGAACGGCTCGGCGTGCCCGTGGTGGCCCTCTCCGTCGGGAGCGCGGTGAATCTCAGCTCGATGCTCGGCCGCTTCGCCGAGCTGGCCACTTCTCTGGGGGCAGGCCCGCGCGAGGCGGCCGAGGCCGAACTGGCCCTCGCCGAGGACGCCGTACGAGTGGCGGCGGCCGTGCCCCGGGCGCCGAAGGTGCTCGCGCTGTCCGCCGCGGGACCCGACCAAGTACACCTGGCCCGGCCGGAAGCCTGGCCCGAGCTGCGCCATCTGGCGGACCTGGGAGTCCAGTTCGTCTCACCGGAGCCCGGACCCGGGGTCAACTGGTCCACCACCACTTGGGAGTACGCGGCGGGGCTGGGCGCGGAACTGGTCCTCGCGGACTCCCGCAGCAACGCGGTGCCCGAGCGGGAATTGGCCGGGATCGACGCGTGGCGCACCCTGACGGACGGCACAGCCGTGGAGCCGTGGAACCCCGAACTTCCGCCGGGGGCACGCGCGAGCGCGGCTTTCCACCGTGCCGTGGCCCACGCGCTGACGGAGCACGGCGGTCACTGA
- the ssuE gene encoding NADPH-dependent FMN reductase, with the protein MATVLSVSGSPSATSRTARLLRHLDARLTAQGHDVIPFDVRDLPAEALLGADFGHPAIVEATALFARADGVVIGTPVYKAAYSGLLKSLLDLLPQYALTSKTVLPLATGGTTAHVLAIDYALRPVLSSMGAAHIVQGWFTLDKDITTGPDGGIVIAPAAAEALGEVVDRFSLALTGALTGALTGTELLAPTG; encoded by the coding sequence ATGGCCACTGTCCTTTCCGTCTCAGGAAGCCCCTCCGCCACCTCCCGCACGGCGCGGTTGCTGCGTCACCTCGACGCCAGGCTCACCGCGCAGGGCCACGACGTCATCCCCTTCGACGTACGTGATCTGCCGGCCGAGGCCCTGCTCGGCGCCGACTTCGGCCATCCGGCCATCGTCGAGGCCACCGCCCTCTTCGCCCGCGCGGACGGCGTCGTCATCGGCACGCCCGTCTACAAGGCCGCGTACTCGGGGCTGTTGAAGTCGCTGCTCGACCTCCTCCCGCAGTACGCCCTCACCTCGAAGACCGTGCTTCCCCTGGCCACCGGCGGGACCACCGCCCATGTCCTCGCCATCGACTACGCCCTGCGTCCGGTGCTCAGCTCCATGGGAGCCGCCCACATCGTCCAGGGGTGGTTCACCCTCGACAAGGACATCACCACCGGTCCCGACGGAGGAATCGTCATCGCGCCCGCGGCGGCCGAGGCCCTCGGGGAGGTGGTGGACCGCTTCTCCCTGGCGCTCACCGGGGCACTCACCGGGGCACTCACCGGGACGGAACTGCTCGCCCCCACCGGCTGA
- a CDS encoding putative leader peptide, which yields MNTRLDLTRRRHVDLARVSSSACRPPR from the coding sequence ATGAACACACGACTGGACCTCACGCGGCGACGCCACGTCGACCTCGCGCGTGTCTCCAGCTCCGCGTGTCGCCCGCCTCGCTGA
- a CDS encoding zinc-dependent alcohol dehydrogenase encodes MKAAVVRDFGEPMVVEDRPVPTPGPREVLVRMETSGLCRTDIHAARGDWLVRPEPPFVPGHEGVGIVEAAGEEVDSPSVGDRVAIPWLGEACGECDHCADGGQARCPGRRGGGYSMDGTHAEYACAHASCVVPVAAGVDPLDAAPLICAGLTSYRAVRMSGARRGRRVLISGVGGLGHLALQYARILGAETIAVDVSDEKLALARELGADHVIDARTQDVVGEALRLGGAHAALSLALSDEASAVAHAVLCAGGTLIRVAAPVGSPHELPVLPARGTVLAGNHIPHTVRGSVAANRRDLAEVFRLHRLGRTRVVRETRRLEDINLAFREVQEGKVSARVVFDLR; translated from the coding sequence ATGAAGGCCGCGGTCGTACGGGACTTCGGTGAACCGATGGTGGTCGAGGACCGGCCCGTGCCCACCCCGGGGCCGCGAGAGGTTCTCGTCCGCATGGAGACCTCCGGGCTGTGCCGCACCGACATCCACGCCGCCCGCGGTGACTGGCTGGTCAGGCCGGAACCGCCCTTCGTCCCCGGACATGAGGGTGTCGGCATCGTGGAGGCGGCGGGGGAGGAGGTCGACAGTCCCTCCGTGGGTGACCGTGTCGCCATCCCCTGGCTGGGCGAGGCCTGCGGGGAGTGCGACCACTGCGCCGACGGCGGGCAAGCGCGCTGCCCGGGGCGGAGAGGCGGCGGCTACTCGATGGACGGCACCCACGCCGAGTACGCCTGCGCCCACGCCTCCTGTGTCGTGCCCGTGGCCGCAGGCGTCGACCCGCTGGACGCGGCGCCGCTGATCTGCGCGGGACTCACCTCGTACAGAGCCGTCAGGATGTCCGGCGCGCGCCGTGGCCGGCGCGTGCTCATCTCGGGTGTCGGTGGGCTCGGACATCTGGCTCTCCAGTACGCGCGGATCCTGGGGGCAGAGACCATCGCCGTGGACGTGTCGGACGAGAAACTGGCCCTCGCACGTGAACTCGGCGCCGACCACGTCATCGACGCCAGGACCCAGGACGTCGTGGGCGAGGCCCTGCGGCTCGGCGGCGCCCACGCGGCTCTGTCGCTCGCCTTGAGTGACGAGGCGTCCGCCGTCGCCCACGCCGTGCTGTGCGCGGGCGGCACCCTGATTCGCGTGGCCGCCCCTGTGGGCAGCCCGCACGAGTTGCCCGTGTTGCCCGCGCGGGGGACGGTACTGGCCGGCAACCACATTCCCCACACCGTCCGGGGCTCCGTCGCCGCCAACCGGCGGGATCTCGCTGAGGTGTTCCGGCTGCACAGACTCGGCAGGACCCGTGTGGTCAGGGAGACGCGGCGGCTGGAGGACATCAACCTCGCCTTCCGCGAGGTGCAGGAGGGGAAGGTGTCGGCGCGGGTCGTCTTCGACCTGCGTTGA
- a CDS encoding type B 50S ribosomal protein L31 encodes MQKDKQPAYQQVVFRDRSAGYAFLTRSTATSDHTIDWDDGGTYPVIDVEISSESHPFYTGKARVVDSEGQVAKFERRYGDGDKGPEA; translated from the coding sequence ATGCAGAAGGACAAGCAGCCCGCCTACCAGCAGGTGGTCTTCCGTGACCGTTCCGCGGGCTACGCCTTTCTGACCCGGTCCACGGCGACCAGCGACCACACGATCGACTGGGACGACGGCGGGACGTACCCGGTGATCGACGTGGAGATCTCCAGCGAGAGCCACCCCTTCTACACGGGCAAGGCACGCGTGGTGGACTCGGAGGGCCAGGTGGCCAAGTTCGAGCGGCGCTACGGCGACGGGGACAAGGGCCCCGAGGCTTAG
- a CDS encoding DUF5709 domain-containing protein: protein MDSDDARGDDVYQPDGSEVQDDEGLLDNEDTLLNDGVDDPLDEGYSPPERPLGVDHEGTTELEQEEGETLDERLAEEVPDVAPVRGDGLGDTLGTDGEPLDDEVGDDRSGRLVAPDEGAREDAEKDMVASDVGIDGAGASSEEAAVHLVEDNDEELD from the coding sequence GTGGACAGCGACGACGCGCGGGGTGACGACGTCTACCAGCCGGACGGCTCGGAGGTCCAGGACGACGAGGGTCTCCTCGACAACGAGGACACCCTGCTCAACGACGGCGTCGATGACCCGCTCGACGAGGGCTACTCGCCTCCGGAGCGCCCACTGGGCGTGGACCACGAGGGCACGACGGAGCTGGAGCAGGAAGAGGGCGAGACCCTCGACGAACGCCTCGCCGAGGAGGTGCCCGACGTGGCCCCCGTACGGGGCGACGGGCTCGGCGACACCCTGGGCACCGACGGGGAACCGTTGGACGACGAGGTCGGCGACGACCGCTCTGGGCGGCTCGTGGCACCCGACGAGGGTGCCCGCGAGGACGCCGAGAAGGACATGGTCGCCTCCGACGTCGGCATCGACGGCGCGGGCGCCTCGTCCGAGGAGGCCGCGGTCCACCTCGTGGAGGACAACGACGAAGAGCTGGACTGA